A section of the Ignavibacteriales bacterium genome encodes:
- a CDS encoding DUF2723 domain-containing protein translates to MDSKKYLFMAAAFFVPLVMYIYTLAPTVSFIDTGELATACIKLAVAHPTGYPLFTIIGNLFSHIPIGEPIYRLNLMCAILSAFTILVFYNLLVFLFKDFSLPGNTPAQKQVKSKNKAQSKSSKQTKIKLDDMSIYFICLSASWLLAFSLTFWQTATSIEVYSLHTLFLVSVIFLFLKACNSLKEKEGTFLQREKYWLAFAFVLGLSFSNHLTTIFLGVGTLYLYFALNGFNSGSFKRIAIMAIPFALGLSVYSYLLIRADNPVISWGNTNNLENLFNHVRGKQFSVWMFSSFDNAGHQFNHFLEILPKEFFFVSLIVAIPGLIALYNWNKKLFMYTVLLFSFTVIYAINYDIYDIDSYFLLAFIILSMWIAYGFYFIVGKFKGNFIQYSAATLILVGITLYINFADANQNENYFVQDYTMNVFNSAPENSIIMSSQWDFFISPSIYYQYVKNIRPDLIIIDKELMRKSWYMGYIKKHYPDVYEPCKPQFEAYTVELLKFEANATRYTNPQTMQDQQDLALIRTQFANLLNCIVESNIDKRPIFISYELEQEKSERIGPDYYRIPQGVLLRISKKQTIPDLVQPDLQYTVTDRDSYHYTFIMNQYYTSLVSSANYYLMNNNFTEAEKLLNKAIRDFPNRPEARQLMNKLTQLKQQLNN, encoded by the coding sequence GTGGACTCAAAAAAATATTTATTCATGGCAGCGGCTTTTTTTGTCCCGCTGGTCATGTATATATATACACTTGCACCGACGGTTTCTTTCATCGATACAGGTGAACTGGCTACAGCTTGCATTAAGCTTGCCGTTGCACACCCGACAGGGTATCCTCTTTTTACGATTATCGGAAACCTCTTTTCACATATACCAATAGGGGAGCCGATATACCGGCTTAATCTCATGTGCGCAATTCTTTCAGCGTTCACAATTTTAGTGTTTTATAACTTACTGGTGTTCTTATTTAAAGATTTTAGTTTACCAGGAAATACACCGGCGCAAAAGCAGGTAAAAAGTAAGAACAAGGCTCAGTCAAAATCAAGTAAACAGACAAAGATCAAACTTGACGATATGTCGATTTATTTTATATGTCTGTCTGCATCATGGCTACTGGCTTTCTCTCTCACTTTCTGGCAAACAGCGACATCCATCGAGGTGTATTCGCTTCATACTTTGTTTCTTGTGTCGGTGATATTTCTTTTCCTTAAAGCATGCAATTCACTCAAAGAAAAAGAAGGTACTTTTTTACAACGGGAGAAATACTGGCTTGCGTTTGCATTTGTGTTAGGACTGAGCTTTAGCAATCACCTCACAACGATATTTTTAGGTGTAGGTACACTATATCTTTATTTTGCATTGAACGGATTTAATTCCGGCTCGTTCAAACGGATAGCCATAATGGCAATACCATTTGCGCTCGGTTTGAGTGTTTATTCCTATCTTTTGATTAGAGCTGATAACCCGGTAATAAGCTGGGGAAATACAAACAACTTAGAAAACCTATTCAACCATGTGCGGGGTAAGCAGTTCAGCGTATGGATGTTTTCTTCTTTTGATAATGCAGGTCACCAGTTTAATCATTTTCTCGAGATACTCCCAAAAGAATTCTTTTTTGTATCTTTGATCGTTGCTATTCCTGGATTGATCGCATTATACAATTGGAATAAAAAACTTTTTATGTATACCGTTCTATTGTTTTCATTTACAGTGATCTATGCTATTAACTACGATATCTATGATATAGATTCTTATTTCCTGCTGGCTTTTATAATTTTATCTATGTGGATTGCATACGGGTTTTATTTTATTGTTGGGAAGTTTAAAGGGAATTTTATACAGTATTCAGCTGCTACATTGATCCTTGTGGGTATAACATTATATATTAATTTTGCGGATGCAAATCAGAACGAAAACTATTTTGTTCAGGATTATACGATGAATGTATTTAACTCCGCACCGGAAAATTCCATTATCATGTCCTCGCAATGGGATTTTTTCATATCACCATCGATATATTATCAGTATGTGAAAAATATTCGTCCTGATCTAATTATAATTGATAAAGAGTTAATGCGGAAGTCCTGGTACATGGGTTACATAAAAAAGCATTATCCCGATGTTTATGAGCCATGCAAACCGCAATTCGAGGCATATACGGTTGAGTTACTAAAATTTGAAGCAAATGCTACCCGTTATACTAACCCTCAAACTATGCAGGATCAGCAGGATCTGGCGCTAATAAGGACTCAATTCGCTAATTTACTTAATTGCATAGTCGAGTCAAACATAGATAAACGTCCAATATTCATAAGTTATGAATTAGAGCAGGAAAAGTCTGAGAGAATTGGACCGGATTATTACCGTATTCCTCAGGGAGTTTTATTAAGGATCAGTAAGAAACAAACAATTCCTGACCTGGTTCAGCCTGATCTTCAATATACAGTTACCGACAGAGATTCATACCATTATACTTTCATAATGAATCAATATTATACTTCGCTGGTAAGCTCGGCAAATTATTATTTAATGAACAATAATTTTACAGAAGCCGAAAAGCTGCTGAATAAGGCAATACGGGATTTTCCGAATAGACCTGAAGCCAGGCAATTGATGAACAAACTAACTCAGCTTAAGCAACAGTTGAATAATTGA
- a CDS encoding CoA-binding protein, whose translation MTPEEALKKHKKIAVIGYSDKGIRPSKKIAQYMAEHGYTVYGVNPRLQGECIGEIDCYTSIKDIPDEVEIIDVFRRSDAVHDLVKEVLELPYKPKVIWTQIGVFNEDAKKLAEENGIDYIENKCIYVEHDKMS comes from the coding sequence ATGACTCCGGAAGAAGCTCTTAAAAAGCATAAAAAGATCGCCGTAATAGGATACTCGGATAAAGGTATTCGACCAAGCAAAAAAATTGCTCAATACATGGCGGAACACGGATATACAGTTTATGGTGTAAATCCTCGCTTACAAGGAGAATGTATAGGTGAGATAGATTGTTATACCAGCATAAAAGATATTCCGGATGAAGTCGAAATCATCGATGTATTCAGAAGATCGGACGCTGTACATGACCTTGTCAAAGAAGTGCTTGAACTGCCGTATAAACCAAAGGTAATATGGACGCAGATAGGAGTTTTTAATGAGGACGCTAAGAAACTCGCTGAAGAGAATGGCATCGATTACATCGAGAATAAATGTATTTATGTTGAACATGATAAAATGAGCTGA
- a CDS encoding CADD family putative folate metabolism protein, giving the protein MTDRQNFIDDIKNVIEDKSLLKHPFYVKWNEGKLTQDELKEYAKQYYHFVKHFPRFVSSVHSNCDDRKTRDMLMQNLADEEGYKTGVNNHPELWMNFAKSLGLTEEEIKNSTPLRETEYLVDGMYELTRSPEIELGLAALYAYESQVPEISKTKIDGLQKFYGIDNYESIEYFKVHEEADIYHSQDELNAILERCGTKEEEDRVVTTADEAASLQWSFLDGIYDNYCNN; this is encoded by the coding sequence ATGACAGATAGACAAAATTTCATTGACGACATTAAAAATGTAATTGAGGATAAAAGCCTCTTAAAGCATCCCTTTTATGTGAAATGGAACGAAGGCAAGCTTACACAGGACGAACTAAAGGAATATGCAAAACAATATTATCACTTTGTTAAACATTTTCCGCGTTTTGTAAGCAGTGTTCATTCAAATTGTGATGACAGAAAGACAAGGGATATGCTTATGCAGAACCTTGCCGATGAAGAAGGATATAAAACAGGTGTAAATAATCATCCTGAACTCTGGATGAATTTTGCAAAGAGCCTGGGTCTTACCGAGGAAGAGATCAAAAACTCTACACCTCTTAGAGAAACTGAATATCTCGTCGATGGAATGTATGAGCTTACACGTTCGCCTGAGATAGAACTTGGACTCGCCGCACTGTATGCTTATGAGTCTCAAGTTCCTGAAATATCCAAAACAAAGATCGATGGTTTGCAAAAGTTCTACGGAATAGATAATTACGAGTCGATCGAATATTTTAAAGTACACGAGGAAGCTGACATTTATCACTCACAGGATGAGTTGAATGCAATACTCGAGAGATGCGGAACAAAAGAAGAAGAGGACAGAGTTGTAACAACAGCAGACGAAGCAGCTTCATTACAATGGTCGTTCCTCGATGGAATTTATGATAACTACTGTAACAATTAA